From the genome of Thiovibrio frasassiensis:
TGCCGGGTAAATTCGGCGCCGAGAAAGAAGATCTGCGCCGAGAAATAAACCCAGAGCAGCAGGGCGATCAAGGAGCCGGCCGCGCCGAAGCTGGAAGCCACCCCGCTCTTGCTCAGATACAAGCCCACCGCATATTTGCCAAGCGAGAACAATCCCGAGGTGACCACGGCCCCGACCCAGACATCCCGCCAGGAAGGGGGCGACTCCGGCAGCATCTTGTAGATCACCGCGAACAGAGAGGCGGTGATCCCGAAGGAAAGGAGCGAGGTAAAGAAGAAAAAGACCGGGGCGGAGCTGTTCCACATCCCCCCCACGGTGCTGGCAAGCACGGACAAGGCTGCGCCGCAAACCAGGGAAGCAAGGAGCATGAACGCGAGAATCAGCACCAGGCCAAAGGCGAGCAGTCTGGTGCGCAGGAGGCTGAGGAATATGGGATGGTGCGTCGGCGGGGCACCCCAGATCTCATCCAGGCTGTCCTTCAGCTCGGCAAAGACGCTGGTGGCGGTAACCAGCAAGAGCACACCGGCCACGAGGCTGGCAAACTTGCCGGAAACGGGATCGCGCGCCGCGGCCAGCAAGGCCTGAATCGCCCGCGCGCCATTGGGCCCGACCGTGACCGGAAGCTGGGCGATGATTTCGCCCTGGGCTGCCTTGGTGCCAAAAAAATAGCCGGCCACCGCGATGGCCAGCATCAGGATGGGGGTCATGGAAAACAGGGCGTAAAAGGCCAGGGCCGCACCCTTGCTGGCACCACGGTGATCGAGCCAGGCCTTTAACGATGCAAGCAGAACCTTTTTCATATACCTCCGGTAACCAGGAGAGATGGAGTGAACCTCCTGGTGCGGTTCATTCTATAATAACCGCTTGAAAATTCAAAGATTTTCCACCGATTCAACTAATTTCAAGCAATTTTCTTTCTGGCTACCAAGCAATCCCAGCCAAGTATTTTCTTTCATGGCTGTAAAATCCCATTGGCACGCAGCCGAGCACCGGAGAGGCTGCCGAAAAGGGATTTGCACTGTCTGAGGCGAAGCCGAGTTTGCAAAGCCCCGGCAGCATCGAGGAGTACCCCTACGGGGCATAAACTCCGGGTATCCCGCCTTCGGCGGGACAAGAGACACAGGGTGCCCTTTCTTTGGTTCGTTTCTTTACACCCTAAAGGGCATAAAGTTCCGCAAAGAAATGAACAGCAGAACAAAGCCTCTTACTCTAGCGACCGGATTACTTGGCAATCAGAAATTAGATACCCGTCAGGCTATTCTTGCGGTATTATACTCTCCTTAAATCCACCCTTGCGACATACCCTTTCCCTACGGTGGTGCCTTTTCAATTACCGTCAATGGACATAAAAATGACCGAAAGCAACATCATCGAACTGACCTCTTTCCGTGCCGATCTCGCCCGTTCCCTCACCCGGCGGGGCGAACGGCTTCTGGTTGCCGCCGACCTGGCCGACGAGGTCGCCACCCTGGAACCCCTGGAAGCGTATTACATTATCCGGGAGCTCGGCCTGGATCAAGCCCTGCCCATCCTCCGGGAACTGAGCCATGAACAGCTGCAGGCCTGCCTGGATCTGGATTGCTGGACCCGCTACGATTTTTCCGTGGAAAATCTCGATGAATGGCTGGCGCCCTTTGCGGCCATCGACCCGGAAACCCTGGCCCAGACCTTCCTCTCCCTGGATTATGTGCTCCAGCTCCTCTTTCTCACCCAGTCCGTCACGGTCTACGATCCGGATACCGATCAGGTACCGCCGGAGGACGAGACGCGCGAGACGACTGCCCGGGCCATGACCCCGGACGGCTTCTACCTCCTGGAGCTGAAAAACCCCGAGCAGACAAGAAAGGTCCATCCCTTTGGACTGCTGGATGCCATGTACCAATACGACCCCACCGCAACGCACCGGCTGATGAGCGAGGTCCGGGTGGATCTGCCCACCCAGATCGAGGAAGAAGCCCTGCGCTTCCGCAGCGGCCGCATGCAGGATCTGGGCTTTGCCGACCCGGGCGAGGCAAGCACGCTCTTCTCCAAACCGCCCAGCCGTCAGCCAATGCCCCGCCCACAGGAACCGCTGGACAGCCCGGTCACCCGCTTGCCCTCGGTCTATGCCGCGCCCTTGCTGGAAACCACCCTCTTGCAGCGGGCGCTCACCCTGGTGACTGACCCCCAAAGCCTCTCCCGCTTGCAGCAGGAACTGGTTTGGGCCATCAACAGCGCGATCATTGCCTACGGAGAAAAGCCACAGGATATCGAACAGATAACCGATACGGTGAAGCGGGTGCGGGATACCATCTCCCTCGGCTTGGAATCCCTGTTAGCGCTCCAGGAACCACCCTGCCAGAGGGAGGTGGCCGAGGCCGCGGCCAAGGCGGCGGAGTTGCTGGAGATCTGGCCCATGACCGATCTCTTCCGGCACGGCTATGGCGCGACCATGGTCTTGCAGGAGGAAATGCGGCAGGCCATGGCGGAACCCCGTTTCGCCGAGTGGTACAACCTGGCGGACACGGAGCAATCCGATGAACCCGCCGATCGGCTGGAGCGCGCCTTTGTCGCCGGACTCCTCAAGCGGCAGCCCCTGCGCGGCGGCTTTGATCCGGGCAACGCCGAGACCGTCCGGGCCTTTGCCACCCTGGCCGAAGTCAGTGCGGCCCAAGTCCGGCTCAAACGGCTGGTGGATCATTTCAAGAAATAAAGGCGATGCGCCATATTCATGGCCTCGTAACGGCTTGAAACAGGTTCAGACAGGTGCTTCGACAGGGCTCAGCATGAGCGGAATATCCATTCATTTACGATAACTTCCGTTCGCCGTGAGCCTGTCGAAAGGCCGCTGTTCCGGATTCGTTACAAACGATACATCCCCGCCCACCAAACAATGCCCTTCCAATCCTGTTCGGCATTATTTCCCCAGCACCGGCTTCATTTCCTGGGCAATCTCCCGGCAAAAACTCGCCAGCGCCTCGCTTAAGGCAGCAACCTGCCCTTCCCTCCCTTGACTCGCAGCGGGGATCAG
Proteins encoded in this window:
- a CDS encoding YihY/virulence factor BrkB family protein, producing MKKVLLASLKAWLDHRGASKGAALAFYALFSMTPILMLAIAVAGYFFGTKAAQGEIIAQLPVTVGPNGARAIQALLAAARDPVSGKFASLVAGVLLLVTATSVFAELKDSLDEIWGAPPTHHPIFLSLLRTRLLAFGLVLILAFMLLASLVCGAALSVLASTVGGMWNSSAPVFFFFTSLLSFGITASLFAVIYKMLPESPPSWRDVWVGAVVTSGLFSLGKYAVGLYLSKSGVASSFGAAGSLIALLLWVYFSAQIFFLGAEFTRQYALTFGSLKDEGVDVEKEPGE
- a CDS encoding DUF6178 family protein, with protein sequence MTESNIIELTSFRADLARSLTRRGERLLVAADLADEVATLEPLEAYYIIRELGLDQALPILRELSHEQLQACLDLDCWTRYDFSVENLDEWLAPFAAIDPETLAQTFLSLDYVLQLLFLTQSVTVYDPDTDQVPPEDETRETTARAMTPDGFYLLELKNPEQTRKVHPFGLLDAMYQYDPTATHRLMSEVRVDLPTQIEEEALRFRSGRMQDLGFADPGEASTLFSKPPSRQPMPRPQEPLDSPVTRLPSVYAAPLLETTLLQRALTLVTDPQSLSRLQQELVWAINSAIIAYGEKPQDIEQITDTVKRVRDTISLGLESLLALQEPPCQREVAEAAAKAAELLEIWPMTDLFRHGYGATMVLQEEMRQAMAEPRFAEWYNLADTEQSDEPADRLERAFVAGLLKRQPLRGGFDPGNAETVRAFATLAEVSAAQVRLKRLVDHFKK